From Deinococcus yavapaiensis KR-236:
GTGGAATTGATCAAGCCGATCGCCATGGAGGAAGGCTTGCGCTTCGCGATTCGCGAAGGCGGTCGTACCGTCGGCGCCGGCGTCGTCACCAAGGTGTTGGAATAATGGTTGCTCCCAAAATCCGCATTAAACTGCGCGGCTTCGATCACAAGGCCCTGGACTCCAGCGCCTCGAAGATCGTCGACACCGTGCGCCGCACGGGCGCGAACGTGTTCGGCCCCGTGCCGCTTCCCACGCGCATTCGTCGCTTCACCGTGCTGCGCTCGCCCTTCATCGACAAGGACAGCCGCGAGCACTTCGAAATTCGCACCCACAACCGCCTTGTGGACATCGAGAACCCGACGAAGAAGACCATCGACAGCTTGATGACGCTCGATTTGCCCACGGGCGTGGACATCGAGATCAAGACCGTCGGAGGCAGCCGATGAAAGGCATTCTCGGTACGAAGATTGGCATGACGCAAGTCTGGCGCGGCGACAAGGTCGTGCCCGTGACGGTCGTGCTCGCCGGTCCGTGCCCTGTCGTGCAACGCAAGACGGCCGCGACGGACGGTTACAACGCTGTTCAGGTTGGCTTCGCGCCCAAGGCCGAAAAGCGAATCAACAAGCCCCTCTTGGGTCACCTCAAGAAGGCGGGCGTGTCGGGCGTGCGGTACTTGCGCGAATTCCGTGACTTCAGCCCCGAGGGTGACGCGGTCACCGTCGACATCTTCGCCAACGGCGAGAAGATCGACGTGACAGGCACCAGTA
This genomic window contains:
- the rplC gene encoding 50S ribosomal protein L3: MKGILGTKIGMTQVWRGDKVVPVTVVLAGPCPVVQRKTAATDGYNAVQVGFAPKAEKRINKPLLGHLKKAGVSGVRYLREFRDFSPEGDAVTVDIFANGEKIDVTGTSKGKGTQGVMKRWNFAGGPASHGSKKWHRRPGSIGQRKTPGRVYKGKRMAGRMGLDRVTVQNLEVVEVRPEENIILVKGAVPGHNGGLVVLRQAVKGGK
- the rpsJ gene encoding 30S ribosomal protein S10 — its product is MVAPKIRIKLRGFDHKALDSSASKIVDTVRRTGANVFGPVPLPTRIRRFTVLRSPFIDKDSREHFEIRTHNRLVDIENPTKKTIDSLMTLDLPTGVDIEIKTVGGSR